Sequence from the Enhydrobacter sp. genome:
AACACCTATGGCATGACCAAGGAGCCGGACTTCGCGACGTCACTGCGCACCGGCCCCTATCGACAATCGCACTTCGCGGCAGCCGCGGCGCAGTGCTCGGCCCAGGCCGATCCCTCGGCGAGCTGCCTGGAGGACTTCTCCCCCTATCTTCCCGCCGACGGCGAACCGTCGGCATTCATGGCGGCACCCGTGATCGACCAAGGGAAAGTGATCGCCGTTCTGGTCGCCCAGCTGTCGATCACCGAGATCGACCGCGTGGTCACCGGCGATCGCCGCTGGCAGCACGACGGCTTCGGCGCGACCGGCGAGACCTATCTGGTCGGTCCCGATTCGCGCGTTCGGTCAGGCGAGCGGCTGTTCTACGAGAACCGCGACTCCTACTTCGCCGAGCTGCGGGAGACCGGCCATCCGCCGGAGGAAATCGAGGCGATTCGCCGCCACGGATCGCCCGTCCTGGTGCGCCGCATCGACACGCAGGCCACCCGAGCGGCGCTGGCCGGCATCGAAGGAACCGGAGAAGTGATCGGGCCGCGCGGCGAGCTCACGCTCGCCTCCTGGGGGCCGCTGGCCATCCCGGGGGTCAAATGGGCGCTGGTAGCGGAGATCGACGCGTCCGAGGCATTTGCTCCGGTCTATCGGCTCGAACGCACGCTCGCGGTCATCGGCGGCATCGTCCTGCTGATGGTGATCGGTGTCGGTGCCTGGCTTTCGCGCCACCTGCTCGGCCCACTGCGCGACCTGACGTCGGGCGTGCGGCGCTTCGCGGGCGGAGATCGGGCGGCGCACGTGCGGGTGCGCACACAGGACGAGGTTGGCCAACTCTGCGTCGCCTTCAACGGCATGATCGACGACATCAATGCCAAGGACGCCGTGATCGAGGCCAAGAGCCGCCAGGTCGAAGACCTGCTGTTGAACGTGCTGCCGGCTCCCATCGCCAACCGGCTGCGCGAGGGCGAGCAGAGCATCGCGGACGGCTTTGCAGACGTGAGTGTGCTGTTCGCCGACATCGTCGGCTTCACCCAACTTTCCTCCGAGATGCCGCCGCAGAACGTCGTGGCCCTGCTCAATGGGCTGTTCACGCGGTTCGACCAGGCGGCGCACGAACTCGGCATCGAGAAAATCAAGACTGTGGGCGATGCCTACATGGCCGTCTGCGGCCTGCCGGATCCGGTTCCCGACCATGCCGTGCGCGTCCTGCGAATGGCGATTCGCATGGTCCATATCGCGCGCGAGCACGCCCTCGAGAACAAGGTCGACATGAAGTTGCGCGTCGGCATCAACAGCGGGCCGGTGGTCGCCGGCGTCATCGGCAAGAGCAAGTACATCTACGACCTGTGGGGCGACACCGTGAACCTGGCGAGCCGCATGGAATCGGGAGGTGTACCCGGCGCCATCCAGGTCACCCGCTCGGTCTACGAGCAGCTCAAGGACCAGTTCGCCTTCGAGGCGCGTGGTCCGGTCGAGGTCAAGGGCAAGGGCAGCGTCGAGGCTTGGTTGTTGCGCCTGTAGAGGTCGGGCGATGTCGGACCGTCACGCGCCGTCGGCCAGTTCGATCAGCAAGTTCAGCAACACCTGAGCGCCCGCCGCCAGATCGGCAGGCGCGGTGTGCTCCTTCACGTTGTGGCTCAGTCCCGCCACGGATGGCACGAAGATCATCGCCGTCGGGCAGAGACGCTGCATCATCTGGGCGTCGTGGCCGGCGCCCGACGGCATGCGGCGCGTGCTGAGTCCGAGGGCGCGGGCATGATGCTC
This genomic interval carries:
- a CDS encoding HAMP domain-containing protein, whose translation is MAATAPTDPVPSSRWGLGTKLFAILALLGTVAVAVTAILSYTSSRAALEDAIFRQLTSARHTKARQVEAYFRTVRNELRLLASTRMVVDAAKGFRTAFEELEHKGVNDDLREKVEQWYAAHYLPDVSRLTGTAAVAADYLPDGPAAIYLQYHYIVANPNPPARRDLLDDAGDGSAYSALHAVFHPLLRSAATTVGFFDFMLVDAHSGRNTYGMTKEPDFATSLRTGPYRQSHFAAAAAQCSAQADPSASCLEDFSPYLPADGEPSAFMAAPVIDQGKVIAVLVAQLSITEIDRVVTGDRRWQHDGFGATGETYLVGPDSRVRSGERLFYENRDSYFAELRETGHPPEEIEAIRRHGSPVLVRRIDTQATRAALAGIEGTGEVIGPRGELTLASWGPLAIPGVKWALVAEIDASEAFAPVYRLERTLAVIGGIVLLMVIGVGAWLSRHLLGPLRDLTSGVRRFAGGDRAAHVRVRTQDEVGQLCVAFNGMIDDINAKDAVIEAKSRQVEDLLLNVLPAPIANRLREGEQSIADGFADVSVLFADIVGFTQLSSEMPPQNVVALLNGLFTRFDQAAHELGIEKIKTVGDAYMAVCGLPDPVPDHAVRVLRMAIRMVHIAREHALENKVDMKLRVGINSGPVVAGVIGKSKYIYDLWGDTVNLASRMESGGVPGAIQVTRSVYEQLKDQFAFEARGPVEVKGKGSVEAWLLRL